A stretch of Arthrobacter sunyaminii DNA encodes these proteins:
- a CDS encoding metal-dependent transcriptional regulator: MTDLIDTTEMYLRTILELEEENIVALRARIAERLRHSGPTVSQTIGRMERDGLVVVSGNRHLELTELGRRRATEVMRKHRLAERLLSDVIGLDWAYVHDEACRWEHVMSERVERRLYELLGRPTESPYGNPIPGLEEIGGVAAELFHHGVINLVAAVAATEPGTKLQLVRLAEPVQVEPELLVQLDEAGLRPGAELTAETVAGYISVRVPGIEGALELPPEVANHVFVSTAG; this comes from the coding sequence ATGACGGACCTCATTGATACCACTGAGATGTATCTGCGGACCATCCTGGAGCTTGAAGAGGAGAACATCGTTGCGCTCCGGGCGCGGATCGCAGAACGCCTGCGCCACTCCGGGCCCACGGTTTCCCAGACAATCGGCCGGATGGAACGGGACGGACTGGTGGTGGTGTCCGGGAACAGGCATCTCGAGCTGACCGAACTGGGCCGGCGCCGGGCAACGGAAGTGATGCGTAAGCACCGTCTGGCGGAACGGCTGCTCTCAGACGTGATCGGCTTGGACTGGGCGTATGTGCATGATGAAGCCTGCCGCTGGGAACACGTGATGAGCGAGCGGGTGGAGCGGCGCCTTTACGAATTGTTGGGCCGGCCCACGGAATCGCCGTATGGAAACCCCATCCCGGGCCTGGAAGAGATTGGCGGAGTAGCCGCCGAACTCTTCCACCACGGAGTCATCAACCTGGTTGCGGCGGTTGCCGCGACTGAGCCCGGAACCAAGCTGCAACTGGTTCGTCTTGCCGAGCCGGTCCAGGTGGAACCCGAGCTGCTCGTTCAGCTTGATGAGGCAGGGCTGCGCCCGGGAGCGGAACTTACCGCCGAGACGGTGGCCGGCTACATCTCCGTGCGCGTACCAGGAATTGAAGGGGCACTCGAGCTTCCTCCAGAGGTAGCCAACCACGTGTTTGTTTCCACCGCTGGATAA
- a CDS encoding M23 family metallopeptidase: protein MSKHAAPGRRRASAPAPAPRPRNGQTSGRRRAETKNHTLGDTAQKVAITAATSGLILTVAIPTTAAVSEPVQELQSVAVEAPVVSADPEATVSFERAALSSKFDPEAKLRHVVVASGSEVSAGAAKGTLAKPLAADLVETSGFGYRVSPITGTAGEMHRGQDFSAACGTDVTAAASGTVTFSGWHAYGGGNRVVVDHGNGVETTYNHMSSLAVAVGATVERGDLVGASGTTGASTGCHLHFEVMVNGEVVDPLGWL from the coding sequence TTGTCGAAGCATGCTGCCCCGGGCAGACGCCGCGCGTCTGCTCCGGCCCCGGCTCCACGCCCCCGGAACGGCCAGACTTCCGGCCGCCGCCGCGCAGAAACCAAGAACCACACCCTAGGTGACACCGCACAAAAGGTAGCCATCACAGCGGCAACCTCCGGCCTGATCCTCACCGTTGCCATCCCCACCACCGCCGCCGTCAGCGAGCCCGTGCAGGAACTGCAGTCTGTTGCGGTTGAAGCCCCGGTGGTATCGGCTGACCCCGAAGCAACCGTCAGCTTTGAACGCGCCGCGCTCAGCAGCAAATTCGATCCCGAAGCCAAACTCCGACACGTGGTTGTTGCCTCGGGTTCGGAGGTCTCTGCAGGCGCGGCCAAGGGAACGCTCGCGAAGCCGCTGGCAGCGGACCTCGTTGAAACGTCGGGCTTCGGCTACCGTGTCAGCCCGATCACGGGCACCGCGGGCGAGATGCACCGCGGCCAGGACTTCTCGGCCGCCTGCGGCACTGACGTCACGGCAGCTGCGTCCGGGACCGTGACCTTCTCGGGCTGGCACGCCTACGGTGGCGGCAACCGCGTGGTCGTGGACCACGGCAACGGTGTTGAAACGACTTACAACCACATGTCCAGCCTTGCCGTTGCTGTGGGAGCCACCGTGGAGCGGGGAGACCTGGTGGGGGCCAGCGGTACCACCGGTGCTTCCACGGGCTGCCACCTGCACTTTGAGGTCATGGTGAACGGCGAAGTTGTTGACCCGCTGGGCTGGCTGTGA
- a CDS encoding NlpC/P60 family protein, with the protein MSSVAHGRRRAATVQSSPISALSRAVTSNVGTIGRQAAVVVAASGLVLAAGLPAQAAVSTDRQALEATPLSAVTTTGAVSVSAQAPFELATIEPVSAVSGAEYRAQVAAEEAAAAAAAVAQEQAAQAQQVAAVQAQQAVAVQAQPAAPAATNAAPAAAPAVNTPAPAAASAPAPAASGIGAALVASAYSQIGVAQDCTAMVENALRSVGKSVGDLAPAQFFAYGSVVGSPEPGDLVITSGHVAIYVGNGQVISGGFDGMNTVLHPLSYLGGASFVRVS; encoded by the coding sequence GTGTCATCAGTAGCTCACGGCCGCCGTCGCGCGGCCACCGTCCAGTCGAGCCCAATTTCAGCATTGTCCCGGGCCGTCACCTCCAATGTGGGAACCATCGGCCGCCAGGCAGCCGTCGTCGTCGCTGCTTCAGGACTCGTCCTGGCCGCTGGTCTTCCCGCCCAGGCAGCCGTCAGCACCGATCGTCAGGCACTCGAGGCCACGCCGCTCAGTGCCGTAACCACCACCGGCGCCGTTTCGGTCTCCGCACAGGCACCCTTCGAACTGGCCACCATTGAGCCGGTCTCCGCTGTGTCCGGCGCTGAATACCGTGCCCAGGTTGCTGCGGAAGAAGCAGCAGCGGCTGCCGCCGCCGTAGCCCAGGAGCAGGCAGCTCAGGCCCAGCAGGTTGCCGCCGTTCAGGCGCAGCAGGCCGTAGCCGTTCAGGCCCAGCCCGCAGCCCCGGCCGCCACCAACGCGGCACCGGCAGCGGCTCCGGCCGTCAACACCCCGGCTCCCGCAGCTGCTTCGGCTCCTGCTCCCGCAGCCAGCGGTATTGGCGCGGCCCTGGTGGCCTCCGCCTACTCGCAGATCGGCGTTGCCCAGGACTGCACCGCCATGGTGGAGAATGCACTGCGCTCGGTCGGCAAGTCGGTTGGCGACCTGGCTCCCGCACAGTTCTTCGCATACGGCTCTGTTGTCGGCTCGCCCGAGCCGGGCGACCTCGTCATCACCTCCGGCCACGTAGCAATCTACGTGGGCAACGGTCAGGTAATCAGCGGCGGCTTCGACGGTATGAACACCGTTCTGCACCCGCTGTCCTACCTCGGCGGCGCAAGCTTCGTCCGCGTCAGCTAA
- a CDS encoding NlpC/P60 family protein, with product MTSTTERARHRAPVERTAPLSALAQAVSANAGTMGRQAAVVVAASGLVLASGVAANATGSDVARDVQTSTLDLTAAAQLTVPSTASVNFDRPAVAGVITAPEAVQPEIAVQSQTALQTPAVQSEAGQSEAGQPAAEQSQAAAPLQDATPAGYGAQPAVSASPAPVQDSAPAASGTASIIAAAAYAQLGVSQDCTMLVTNSLAAAGISFHDWPAGYLSLGSTVSASQAVPGDLIYYADGGMGMAHIAVYVGNGQAIHGGFNGNSTVVAPAELGSGGVYIRVR from the coding sequence ATGACTTCTACAACTGAGCGTGCCCGTCACCGGGCACCGGTGGAACGCACCGCCCCGCTGAGTGCACTTGCCCAGGCAGTGTCCGCCAACGCCGGAACCATGGGACGGCAGGCGGCTGTTGTTGTTGCCGCATCGGGCCTGGTTCTGGCTTCCGGTGTCGCAGCCAACGCGACAGGTTCCGATGTTGCCCGCGACGTTCAGACCAGCACGCTGGACCTGACCGCTGCCGCACAACTGACGGTTCCTTCCACTGCTTCCGTGAACTTTGACCGTCCGGCCGTTGCCGGTGTCATTACGGCTCCTGAAGCAGTGCAGCCTGAGATCGCCGTGCAGTCCCAGACTGCGCTGCAGACGCCGGCAGTGCAGTCTGAGGCAGGGCAGTCCGAGGCAGGGCAGCCCGCGGCAGAGCAGTCCCAGGCAGCCGCCCCGCTGCAGGATGCAACTCCTGCGGGCTACGGTGCGCAGCCTGCCGTCTCGGCCAGCCCCGCTCCGGTCCAGGACAGCGCTCCGGCGGCCTCCGGTACGGCTTCCATCATTGCAGCGGCTGCTTACGCCCAGCTGGGCGTGTCGCAGGACTGCACCATGCTGGTTACCAACTCACTGGCTGCTGCAGGAATCAGTTTTCACGACTGGCCTGCAGGCTACCTGTCCCTGGGCAGCACCGTCAGCGCCTCACAGGCTGTTCCGGGCGACCTGATCTACTACGCAGACGGCGGCATGGGTATGGCCCATATTGCTGTTTACGTGGGCAACGGCCAGGCCATCCACGGCGGCTTCAACGGAAACTCCACGGTAGTCGCTCCGGCCGAGCTCGGCTCGGGCGGCGTGTACATCCGGGTCCGCTAG
- a CDS encoding HNH endonuclease, whose amino-acid sequence MRTLVLNAGYEPLAVVSFRRALVLVLAGKASVVAEDGEPVVGPTEILPRPSVILLHRYVKVPYREGTVATRRGVLRRDGHQCAYCGKAASTVDHVLPRARGGADSWENLVACCLRCNNAKGDRTLTQLGWQLRFRPQPPRGARWQIRELERPAPQWNQFLDAGTAA is encoded by the coding sequence ATGCGCACTCTCGTTCTGAATGCCGGGTATGAGCCGTTGGCTGTAGTGAGCTTCCGGCGGGCGCTGGTGCTGGTGTTGGCAGGAAAAGCAAGCGTTGTTGCAGAAGACGGCGAACCAGTGGTTGGGCCCACGGAAATCCTTCCTCGACCATCAGTGATCCTGCTGCACCGATATGTGAAAGTTCCGTATCGGGAAGGCACCGTTGCCACCCGGCGCGGAGTCCTGCGCCGTGATGGTCACCAATGTGCCTACTGCGGCAAGGCTGCGTCCACCGTGGACCACGTCCTTCCCCGGGCCAGGGGCGGGGCGGACAGTTGGGAAAACCTGGTTGCATGCTGCCTGCGGTGCAACAATGCAAAAGGCGACAGGACCCTCACCCAGCTGGGATGGCAGCTTAGGTTCCGGCCCCAGCCGCCGCGGGGAGCACGCTGGCAAATTCGCGAATTGGAACGGCCGGCACCGCAATGGAATCAGTTCCTCGATGCCGGCACCGCAGCCTGA
- the mobA gene encoding molybdenum cofactor guanylyltransferase has translation MEPNTWGLGHLAGHNAIILAGGRSSRLGGTPKALLESSGRTLLAVALEAASGARSCAVAGPPELSAAVEASGVPAQLVREDPPFSGPAAAVAAAWTALASRDEFTGATPPEWTLVLACDMPFISAAVTALLLEAGNPADDSPEGSRPPQSLLCVDESGRSQPLAGLYRTAALGAAVSFFDRPGGLENLSMKRLLARVQWRNVAVPPHSTADIDTWEDAGRWSVKPGTAGDPDAPAALN, from the coding sequence ATGGAGCCCAATACCTGGGGGTTGGGCCATCTGGCCGGACACAATGCCATTATTCTTGCCGGCGGGAGATCCTCCAGGCTCGGCGGAACACCGAAAGCTCTGCTGGAGTCTTCCGGCCGCACGCTTCTGGCAGTTGCGCTGGAGGCTGCGTCCGGGGCACGCAGCTGCGCCGTAGCGGGGCCGCCGGAGCTGTCCGCTGCCGTGGAGGCATCCGGTGTTCCTGCGCAATTGGTCCGGGAGGACCCGCCGTTCTCGGGCCCGGCAGCCGCCGTAGCCGCAGCATGGACTGCGCTGGCGTCACGGGATGAGTTCACGGGGGCAACCCCGCCCGAATGGACGCTGGTCCTTGCCTGCGACATGCCGTTCATCTCTGCGGCAGTAACGGCGCTCCTCCTAGAAGCAGGCAACCCGGCAGACGACAGTCCTGAAGGGAGCCGACCGCCCCAATCCCTCCTCTGCGTTGACGAATCCGGAAGATCCCAGCCGTTGGCCGGACTGTATCGAACGGCTGCCCTGGGTGCCGCCGTCAGCTTCTTCGACAGGCCTGGCGGACTGGAAAACCTTTCAATGAAGCGGCTCCTTGCTAGGGTGCAATGGAGGAACGTTGCGGTGCCGCCCCACAGCACAGCGGACATTGACACCTGGGAGGACGCGGGCCGCTGGTCAGTGAAACCCGGAACCGCCGGGGACCCGGATGCGCCCGCGGCGTTGAACTAG
- a CDS encoding DUF6457 domain-containing protein produces the protein MASQEEELEAWCGRLLTSLELEDTTVDVGAVLQLASVAAHTVVRPAAPLTTFIAGFAAGLAAGSGQADDTAAMGAAMRAAARECKNYGETGDTDDH, from the coding sequence ATGGCAAGCCAGGAAGAGGAACTCGAAGCGTGGTGCGGCAGACTGCTCACCTCCTTGGAGCTTGAAGACACCACAGTGGATGTTGGCGCAGTGTTGCAGCTGGCCTCCGTTGCAGCGCACACCGTAGTCCGCCCGGCTGCTCCGCTGACCACCTTCATCGCGGGATTCGCGGCAGGCCTGGCCGCCGGGAGCGGCCAGGCCGACGACACCGCCGCCATGGGCGCAGCGATGCGCGCGGCTGCCCGAGAATGCAAAAACTACGGTGAAACCGGAGATACTGATGACCACTGA
- a CDS encoding molybdopterin molybdotransferase MoeA — protein MTTDNSTPVILPLQPNAAWEHARSSAYSAGRPLPYETVPLAEALGQILALDTTALQPVPHYASSAMDGWAVSGPPPWQLVTHEEPRAERWQIHKESGRRPLQPGQAVAILTGGMIPAGASSVLRSESGVVSGGDKLTLSSSARGDEPSVGEHIRPAGEEAAAGEVTITRGTVLNPAHIALAAVCGHDTLPVLRPPRVSLLLTGDEVIEYGLPEAGQVRDTFGPQLPQLVTMLGGRMDVVRRLSDRYEDVVAALSSDATDEMSIAMSSGDVLITTGGTGRSEADHLRQALEDMQAEMLIDGIAMRPGHPTMLARLPDGRLLVALPGNPLAAMMAVFTVLQPLLDGLRGAPLPPERHVLAGVDIEPLPGRTRLIPCRIENGRAVPSPYFRSGMLRGIADADAVMVVPEAGCTTDEAVTALPLPWTVEQPPAR, from the coding sequence ATGACCACTGACAACTCAACGCCCGTCATACTTCCGCTGCAGCCGAACGCAGCGTGGGAACATGCCCGTAGCTCCGCATACTCCGCAGGACGGCCGCTTCCCTATGAAACAGTCCCGCTGGCCGAGGCACTGGGGCAAATCCTCGCGCTGGATACAACGGCGCTGCAACCGGTTCCCCACTATGCCTCCTCTGCGATGGACGGCTGGGCCGTATCCGGTCCGCCGCCCTGGCAGCTGGTGACCCACGAAGAACCCCGGGCGGAGCGCTGGCAGATCCACAAGGAATCAGGGCGCCGCCCGCTGCAGCCCGGACAGGCCGTGGCCATCCTCACCGGCGGAATGATTCCTGCCGGGGCAAGCAGTGTGCTTCGCTCCGAAAGCGGTGTTGTCTCCGGCGGTGACAAGCTCACCCTCAGCTCCAGCGCCCGAGGAGACGAACCCAGCGTCGGCGAGCACATCCGGCCGGCGGGGGAAGAGGCGGCGGCCGGCGAAGTCACCATTACACGGGGCACCGTGCTCAACCCGGCACACATTGCCCTGGCAGCTGTGTGCGGGCATGACACCTTGCCGGTGCTGCGCCCTCCCCGGGTGTCCCTCCTGCTGACCGGTGATGAAGTCATTGAGTACGGTCTTCCGGAAGCCGGCCAGGTGCGGGATACTTTCGGCCCCCAGCTGCCCCAGCTGGTGACCATGCTGGGCGGCCGCATGGATGTGGTGAGGCGTCTCTCGGACCGTTATGAAGACGTTGTGGCGGCATTGAGCTCCGACGCCACGGACGAGATGTCCATCGCGATGTCCTCCGGAGACGTGCTGATCACCACCGGAGGTACCGGCCGGTCTGAGGCCGACCACCTGCGCCAGGCGCTGGAGGACATGCAGGCTGAGATGCTGATCGACGGCATCGCCATGCGCCCCGGACACCCCACCATGCTGGCACGCCTTCCCGACGGACGTTTGCTTGTGGCGCTTCCCGGCAATCCGCTGGCTGCCATGATGGCGGTCTTCACCGTCCTCCAGCCGCTTCTGGACGGGCTCCGCGGCGCTCCGCTCCCGCCTGAACGGCATGTGCTCGCCGGAGTGGATATCGAGCCGCTGCCGGGACGGACGCGGCTTATTCCGTGCCGGATCGAGAACGGTAGGGCGGTGCCGTCGCCGTACTTCCGATCGGGAATGCTTCGGGGGATCGCGGACGCTGATGCGGTGATGGTGGTCCCCGAGGCAGGGTGCACCACTGACGAAGCCGTTACCGCGCTGCCGCTGCCCTGGACGGTAGAGCAGCCTCCGGCACGTTAG
- the fdhD gene encoding formate dehydrogenase accessory sulfurtransferase FdhD gives MGRVTRRGQITKFRTDGTVTKREDVLAGEEPLEIRVGGRSFTVTMRTPGDDFDLVAGFLVSEGIIWEPGQLVSLRYCAGVDDSGQQTFNVVDVQLRPGTALPDTTMERHVYTSSSCGICGTASIEAVRKSSHFSVGDDDVRVPLRILAGLPEQLRQKQKVFDRTGGVHAAGLFTVQGELLCLREDVGRHNAVDKVVGWALRAGMLPLRGTVLQVSGRASFELVQKAQLAGIPVLAAVSAPSSLSVELAQDAGMTVVGFSRGSSLNCYSYPERILA, from the coding sequence ATGGGACGGGTTACCAGACGCGGTCAGATTACGAAATTCCGGACGGACGGAACAGTCACCAAGCGCGAGGACGTACTGGCCGGCGAAGAGCCGTTGGAGATCAGGGTGGGCGGCCGTTCGTTCACCGTGACGATGAGGACGCCGGGCGACGATTTCGACCTGGTTGCAGGGTTCCTGGTTTCAGAAGGCATCATCTGGGAACCGGGACAGCTGGTCAGCCTGCGCTACTGCGCCGGCGTCGACGACTCCGGGCAGCAGACCTTCAACGTGGTGGATGTGCAGTTGCGGCCCGGCACCGCCCTGCCGGACACCACGATGGAGCGCCACGTCTACACCTCAAGTTCGTGCGGTATCTGCGGCACCGCCTCCATAGAAGCGGTTCGCAAGTCGTCCCATTTTTCGGTGGGCGACGACGACGTCCGGGTGCCGCTGCGGATCCTGGCCGGGCTGCCGGAACAGCTCCGGCAGAAACAGAAGGTCTTTGACCGCACCGGTGGCGTGCACGCCGCCGGATTGTTCACTGTCCAAGGTGAGCTGTTGTGCCTGCGTGAAGATGTTGGGCGCCACAACGCCGTCGACAAGGTGGTTGGCTGGGCCCTGCGTGCCGGAATGCTGCCGCTGCGCGGGACCGTGCTGCAGGTTTCCGGCCGGGCATCCTTTGAGCTGGTGCAGAAGGCGCAGCTGGCCGGGATTCCGGTGCTGGCGGCGGTGAGTGCGCCGTCGTCGTTGTCGGTGGAACTGGCCCAGGACGCCGGAATGACCGTGGTTGGTTTCAGCCGCGGATCGTCCTTGAACTGCTATTCGTATCCGGAACGGATTCTGGCCTGA
- a CDS encoding ATP-binding protein, with protein sequence MPTALLPLPETSGDAGEQCAVVAVRSADLRDTAEAVLLAAGLVPVHVESEHEVVSAILEGDVVLAVVDAEMLAATGPEHLSRLRQEPSVASLPVILLAGDEELDIETMVQLSITHFVAGSVQSTDLANRVALILAGTRATRRRKVAAARLRDKARAVSAALRGTNDPQQMAALAVQGLGEAFGACHVRIETFQDERVPEVAASWSMTSGTAGLPRLPLTETSILSSSLWDREAVLRIEDHLCSDDPESDMFPARVPAAVRTSVFAPLGHGDQVLGYVWIAGTTGPRRWSRTELSLIQHVCGNLAHGLVQGHVITAQREVLARLRELDRAKTDFVATVNHELRTPLTSITGYLELILEGSGEDIPPKTRQMLEIVGRNAARLDQLISDLLTISRTDAHAGLALEDLDLRELLDTVAASLAPAAAASGITLQLGLLPAAHVVRGDKAQLEQVFTNLLSNAVKFTLPGGTVNVCSKMVAMDAGRQIRVQIVDNGIGIPEADLPKLFRRFFRASNATSAAIPGTGLGLAIVQDIVLQHGGELDIDSTLGRGTTVTVQIPAC encoded by the coding sequence ATGCCCACGGCTCTCCTACCGCTGCCGGAAACATCCGGTGATGCCGGTGAACAGTGCGCGGTAGTGGCGGTCCGCAGCGCCGATCTCCGGGACACAGCGGAGGCCGTCCTGCTGGCAGCGGGCCTCGTTCCCGTGCATGTGGAGTCTGAGCACGAAGTCGTCAGCGCCATCCTTGAAGGCGATGTGGTGCTGGCAGTTGTCGACGCGGAAATGCTGGCGGCAACAGGGCCTGAACACCTGAGCCGGCTGCGGCAGGAACCCTCCGTGGCCTCGCTGCCGGTCATCCTGCTGGCCGGCGATGAAGAGCTGGACATTGAAACCATGGTCCAGCTGAGCATCACCCACTTTGTAGCCGGCAGCGTCCAAAGCACGGATCTGGCCAACCGCGTGGCCCTTATCCTGGCAGGCACCCGGGCCACCCGCCGCCGCAAGGTCGCCGCGGCCCGTCTCCGGGACAAAGCCCGGGCCGTGTCCGCCGCGCTGCGGGGAACCAACGACCCCCAGCAGATGGCTGCCCTTGCCGTTCAGGGGCTCGGCGAGGCGTTTGGCGCCTGCCACGTCAGGATTGAGACGTTCCAGGACGAGCGTGTTCCCGAGGTGGCAGCGTCCTGGAGCATGACCAGCGGAACAGCCGGCCTACCTCGGCTTCCCCTGACCGAAACCTCAATCCTCAGTTCCTCGTTATGGGATCGTGAAGCTGTTCTTCGGATTGAGGACCACCTCTGCTCCGACGATCCCGAGAGCGACATGTTCCCGGCCCGCGTGCCTGCCGCTGTGCGGACATCGGTCTTTGCTCCGCTGGGCCACGGGGATCAGGTGCTTGGCTATGTTTGGATTGCCGGCACCACCGGACCCAGGAGGTGGAGCCGGACAGAACTTTCCCTCATCCAGCACGTATGCGGGAATCTGGCTCACGGACTGGTGCAGGGGCACGTCATTACGGCCCAGCGTGAGGTGTTGGCGCGGCTGCGGGAACTCGATCGGGCCAAGACTGACTTCGTTGCCACAGTGAATCACGAGCTGCGGACCCCGCTAACATCGATTACCGGCTACCTTGAGCTAATCCTCGAGGGCTCTGGAGAAGACATTCCGCCGAAAACCAGGCAGATGCTGGAAATAGTTGGGCGCAATGCCGCCAGGCTGGATCAGCTCATTTCCGATCTGCTCACCATTTCGCGCACGGATGCCCATGCAGGTCTGGCGTTGGAGGATCTGGACCTCCGTGAACTGCTGGATACCGTGGCTGCGTCCCTTGCTCCCGCTGCCGCTGCCAGCGGGATTACGCTGCAACTCGGGCTGCTGCCGGCGGCGCATGTGGTGCGGGGGGACAAAGCCCAGCTGGAACAGGTCTTTACGAACCTGTTGTCGAATGCCGTGAAGTTCACCCTTCCCGGCGGGACTGTTAACGTGTGCAGCAAAATGGTGGCCATGGACGCCGGACGCCAGATCAGGGTTCAAATTGTGGACAACGGCATCGGCATCCCGGAAGCGGACCTGCCCAAGCTGTTTCGGCGCTTTTTCCGGGCCTCCAACGCCACCTCGGCCGCCATCCCCGGCACCGGCCTTGGCCTGGCTATCGTTCAGGACATCGTGCTCCAGCACGGCGGGGAGCTGGACATCGATTCAACCCTGGGCCGCGGCACTACGGTCACGGTCCAGATCCCCGCCTGCTGA
- a CDS encoding ABC transporter ATP-binding protein → MSMESAAWSSLHKISTAKGSTNKISKETLKRIVTFASPYKKQLIGFILLSTLGAFLAVATPVLAGEVVNAIVARSATGVVIQLAALIGAVAVADAAVSLATRWFSSRIGEQVILDLRTAVFDHVQKMPIAFFTRTRTGALVSRLNNDVIGAQQAFSGTLSGVVSNVVALVLTLIVMLNTSWQVTVLAMLLLPVFLIPARRMGGKLASLRREAANHNASMGTQMTERFSAPGATLVKLFGRPEQESTEFSVRAARVRDIGVKMAMMQAVFVTALTLVSALALALVYGLGGYFALTGRLDTGDVVTLALLLTRLYAPLTSLANARVEIMSAVVSFERVFEILDLKPLIREKENPVPVPEGPLAVEFDDVRFAYPTADKVSLASLEDVAVLDSRGGEEVLHGISFRVEPGQTVALVGTSGAGKSTIAQLLSRLYDVDSGAVRFSGTDVRDVSFASIRQALGMVTQDGHLFHESIRSNLLLANPEASEEQVWDALRRARLEDLIRSLPDGLDTMVGERGYRLSGGERQRMTIARLLLAQPRIVILDEATAALDSTSEAAVQAALGEALEGRTAVVIAHRLSTIRNADKILVIEGGLIAEQGTHTELLALGGRYAELHGTQFAVETVQAVDAGASGGEQPTAP, encoded by the coding sequence ATGAGCATGGAAAGCGCGGCCTGGAGTTCTCTTCATAAAATCTCCACCGCCAAGGGCAGCACCAACAAGATCTCCAAGGAAACCCTCAAGCGGATAGTCACGTTTGCTTCTCCCTACAAGAAGCAACTGATCGGCTTCATCCTGCTGTCCACCCTTGGTGCTTTTCTGGCAGTTGCCACGCCGGTGCTGGCAGGAGAAGTTGTCAATGCCATCGTGGCGCGCTCGGCGACGGGCGTGGTCATCCAATTGGCGGCGCTCATCGGGGCAGTGGCAGTGGCGGATGCTGCGGTGTCCCTGGCTACCCGCTGGTTCTCGTCGCGGATCGGTGAGCAGGTCATCCTGGACCTAAGGACCGCCGTCTTTGATCATGTGCAGAAAATGCCGATCGCCTTCTTCACCCGCACCCGGACAGGTGCCTTGGTCAGCCGGTTGAATAATGACGTCATTGGAGCCCAGCAGGCCTTCAGTGGAACCCTCTCCGGCGTCGTCAGCAATGTCGTGGCCCTGGTCCTGACTCTGATCGTCATGCTCAACACCTCCTGGCAGGTGACCGTGCTGGCGATGCTGCTGTTGCCGGTGTTCCTGATCCCCGCCCGCCGAATGGGCGGAAAACTTGCTTCGCTGCGCCGTGAGGCGGCCAACCACAACGCGTCCATGGGCACGCAGATGACTGAGCGGTTCTCGGCACCCGGTGCCACGCTGGTGAAGCTGTTCGGCCGGCCTGAGCAGGAATCAACCGAGTTCTCGGTACGGGCAGCCCGGGTACGGGACATTGGCGTGAAAATGGCCATGATGCAGGCAGTTTTCGTCACTGCTCTGACCCTGGTTTCCGCCCTGGCTCTGGCCCTGGTCTATGGGCTGGGCGGCTACTTTGCCCTGACCGGGCGGCTGGACACAGGCGATGTGGTGACGCTTGCGTTGCTGCTGACCCGGCTCTATGCACCGCTGACGTCGCTGGCCAATGCCCGGGTGGAAATCATGAGCGCGGTGGTGAGTTTCGAGCGCGTTTTCGAAATCCTCGACCTCAAGCCGCTGATTCGTGAGAAGGAGAACCCGGTTCCGGTTCCGGAGGGTCCGCTGGCTGTGGAGTTTGACGACGTCCGGTTCGCCTATCCGACGGCGGACAAAGTGTCGCTGGCATCGCTGGAGGATGTTGCGGTGCTGGATTCCCGCGGCGGCGAAGAAGTGCTGCACGGCATTTCGTTCCGGGTGGAGCCGGGCCAGACGGTTGCCCTGGTGGGCACTTCCGGTGCCGGCAAATCCACCATTGCCCAGCTGCTCTCCCGGCTGTACGACGTCGATTCCGGAGCCGTGCGCTTTTCCGGGACCGATGTCCGGGACGTCAGTTTCGCTTCCATCCGGCAGGCGCTGGGAATGGTCACCCAGGACGGGCACCTGTTCCATGAAAGCATCCGCTCCAACCTGCTCCTAGCCAATCCGGAAGCCAGCGAGGAACAGGTGTGGGATGCGCTGCGGCGCGCCCGCCTCGAGGACCTGATCCGCTCCCTTCCCGACGGCCTGGACACCATGGTGGGGGAGCGCGGCTACCGGCTGTCGGGCGGAGAGCGCCAGCGGATGACGATCGCCCGGCTGTTGCTGGCCCAGCCCCGGATCGTCATTTTGGACGAAGCGACTGCGGCTTTGGACTCCACGTCCGAAGCCGCCGTGCAGGCTGCCCTCGGGGAAGCGCTGGAAGGCCGCACCGCCGTCGTCATTGCGCACCGGTTGTCCACCATTCGCAACGCGGACAAGATTCTGGTGATTGAGGGAGGCCTCATCGCGGAGCAGGGCACCCACACTGAGCTGTTGGCGCTGGGGGGACGCTACGCGGAGCTGCACGGCACGCAGTTTGCGGTGGAAACGGTGCAAGCCGTGGACGCGGGCGCTTCGGGCGGGGAACAGCCGACGGCACCGTAA